Proteins from a genomic interval of Rosa chinensis cultivar Old Blush chromosome 2, RchiOBHm-V2, whole genome shotgun sequence:
- the LOC112188926 gene encoding F-box/kelch-repeat protein At3g23880 isoform X2, whose protein sequence is MGDGDLVLKRAHTDFGDYEEDVIAEILARLPVKSLMRFRCVCKSWRALISESYFVKKHLSYGERGITESTPRFIFMLDPPLSLDFEALMKDDDCDGAAGGQSAVTQLDFPVPKTIPDYGWRVVIGSCNGLVCLEVPPEAIMLWNPGTRDSKVLPKPPCVINSGFNYHFFGFGYDSASDDYKVIRGFTNDLAKKIMIHIFSLKTGTWRVLKDIDYVTFKTWQGLFLNGALHWLYNLPEGGSRILAFDLEAEKFHKTIPLPCDDWFYDPLIHKNCLCVVASPTGNDSFNIWMMKEYGVKESWTEVVQFSVENYAEDYYEFRSYCTPVCILENGVVLNDKMGEYEHLLVVLSNLKEKTFKHVVEVANSMEFMTVIYRETLVSPDIHTYKTNIVS, encoded by the coding sequence ATGGGGGACGGCGATTTGGTGCTTAAGCGAGCTCATACCGACTTCGGCGACTACGAGGAAGATGTGATTGCGGAGATCCTAGCTAGGCTACCGGTCAAATCCTTGATGCGTTTCCGGTGCGTCTGCAAATCATGGCGTGCTTTGATCTCCGAATCCTATTTTGTAAAGAAACACTTGAGCTACGGAGAGAGAGGCATCACCGAGAGCACTCCCAGATTCATTTTCATGTTGGATCCTCCCTTGTCCTTGGACTTTGAAGCCTTGATGAAGGATGATGATTGCGATGGCGCTGCTGGTGGTCAGTCTGCAGTCACTCAGTTGGATTTTCCGGTACCGAAAACTATCCCTGATTACGGTTGGAGAGTTGTTATTGGCTCTTGCAATGGCTTGGTATGTCTAGAAGTTCCCCCCGAGGCCATTATGTTATGGAACCCTGGTACAAGAGACTCCAAGGTTTTGCCAAAACCTCCTTGTGTTATAAACTCCGGGTTTAACTACCATTTTTTTGGATTTGGGTATGATTCTGCTAGTGACGACTACAAGGTGATACGGGGGTTCACTAATGATCTTGCTAAGAAAATCATGATTCACATATTTTCACTGAAAACAGGTACATGGAGGGTTCTCAAAGACATTGATTATGTTACATTTAAAACGTGGCAGGGGTTGTTCTTAAACGGAGCTCTGCATTGGTTATATAATCTACCTGAAGGGGGCTCAAGAATTTTGGCTTTTGATTTAGAGGCAGAGAAATTTCACAAGACGATTCCATTACCCTGTGATGACTGGTTTTATGATCCCTTGATTCATAAAAATTGTCTCTGTGTAGTTGCTTCCCCTACTGGAAACGACAGTTTCAACATATGGATGATGAAAGAATATGGGGTCAAGGAATCCTGGACTGAAGTTGTACAATTTTCTGTGGAGAATTATGCAGAGGATTATTATGAATTTAGAAGTTACTGCACGCCTGTGTGCATTTTAGAGAATGGTGTAGTTTTGAATGACAAGATGGGTGAGTATGAACACCTCTTGGTAGTATTATCTAATCTGAAGGAGAAGACATTCAAGCATGTTGTTGAGGTCGCGAACAGCATGGAGTTTATGACAGTCATTTACCGAGAGACATTAGTTTCCCCAGACATCCACACATACAAAACCAACATT
- the LOC112188926 gene encoding F-box/kelch-repeat protein At3g23880 isoform X1 has product MGDGDLVLKRAHTDFGDYEEDVIAEILARLPVKSLMRFRCVCKSWRALISESYFVKKHLSYGERGITESTPRFIFMLDPPLSLDFEALMKDDDCDGAAGGQSAVTQLDFPVPKTIPDYGWRVVIGSCNGLVCLEVPPEAIMLWNPGTRDSKVLPKPPCVINSGFNYHFFGFGYDSASDDYKVIRGFTNDLAKKIMIHIFSLKTGTWRVLKDIDYVTFKTWQGLFLNGALHWLYNLPEGGSRILAFDLEAEKFHKTIPLPCDDWFYDPLIHKNCLCVVASPTGNDSFNIWMMKEYGVKESWTEVVQFSVENYAEDYYEFRSYCTPVCILENGVVLNDKMGEYEHLLVVLSNLKEKTFKHVVEVANSMEFMTVIYRETLVSPDIHTYKTNIICR; this is encoded by the coding sequence ATGGGGGACGGCGATTTGGTGCTTAAGCGAGCTCATACCGACTTCGGCGACTACGAGGAAGATGTGATTGCGGAGATCCTAGCTAGGCTACCGGTCAAATCCTTGATGCGTTTCCGGTGCGTCTGCAAATCATGGCGTGCTTTGATCTCCGAATCCTATTTTGTAAAGAAACACTTGAGCTACGGAGAGAGAGGCATCACCGAGAGCACTCCCAGATTCATTTTCATGTTGGATCCTCCCTTGTCCTTGGACTTTGAAGCCTTGATGAAGGATGATGATTGCGATGGCGCTGCTGGTGGTCAGTCTGCAGTCACTCAGTTGGATTTTCCGGTACCGAAAACTATCCCTGATTACGGTTGGAGAGTTGTTATTGGCTCTTGCAATGGCTTGGTATGTCTAGAAGTTCCCCCCGAGGCCATTATGTTATGGAACCCTGGTACAAGAGACTCCAAGGTTTTGCCAAAACCTCCTTGTGTTATAAACTCCGGGTTTAACTACCATTTTTTTGGATTTGGGTATGATTCTGCTAGTGACGACTACAAGGTGATACGGGGGTTCACTAATGATCTTGCTAAGAAAATCATGATTCACATATTTTCACTGAAAACAGGTACATGGAGGGTTCTCAAAGACATTGATTATGTTACATTTAAAACGTGGCAGGGGTTGTTCTTAAACGGAGCTCTGCATTGGTTATATAATCTACCTGAAGGGGGCTCAAGAATTTTGGCTTTTGATTTAGAGGCAGAGAAATTTCACAAGACGATTCCATTACCCTGTGATGACTGGTTTTATGATCCCTTGATTCATAAAAATTGTCTCTGTGTAGTTGCTTCCCCTACTGGAAACGACAGTTTCAACATATGGATGATGAAAGAATATGGGGTCAAGGAATCCTGGACTGAAGTTGTACAATTTTCTGTGGAGAATTATGCAGAGGATTATTATGAATTTAGAAGTTACTGCACGCCTGTGTGCATTTTAGAGAATGGTGTAGTTTTGAATGACAAGATGGGTGAGTATGAACACCTCTTGGTAGTATTATCTAATCTGAAGGAGAAGACATTCAAGCATGTTGTTGAGGTCGCGAACAGCATGGAGTTTATGACAGTCATTTACCGAGAGACATTAGTTTCCCCAGACATCCACACATACAAAACCAACATT